Proteins from a genomic interval of Paenibacillus sp. FSL H8-0048:
- a CDS encoding MBL fold metallo-hydrolase translates to MDTLVFLGTGDAMGVPRVYCDCETCTEARTTGRNNRLRSSVLIDNGSGFLAIDCGPDWRRQMELQGHRTMKRLLVTHAHFDHIGGLPEWADSCRWMGFRGELYAPAEVIPVIQRQYPWLTGHIDMIPCDDGIALDGWQISTWRVNHGKNGYSYAYRLEKEDYVWVYCPDSISLTTEETRRMHGADLLVLGTSFYYEAAELSTRSVYDMTEAADLLETVQPRHAVYTHMSHDINLDKDYILPEKVTLAVTGMRLPLCREET, encoded by the coding sequence ATGGATACATTAGTGTTCCTTGGAACAGGGGATGCCATGGGCGTACCCCGCGTCTATTGTGATTGTGAGACTTGCACGGAAGCAAGAACCACCGGGCGCAACAACCGCCTGCGTTCTTCTGTGCTTATAGATAACGGCAGCGGCTTCCTGGCAATTGACTGCGGGCCGGACTGGCGGAGGCAGATGGAGCTGCAGGGACACCGTACCATGAAGCGTCTGCTCGTGACACATGCGCATTTCGATCATATCGGCGGGCTGCCGGAGTGGGCCGACAGCTGCCGCTGGATGGGCTTCCGGGGCGAGCTGTATGCTCCGGCAGAGGTTATTCCTGTCATTCAGCGTCAGTACCCGTGGCTTACTGGGCATATCGACATGATTCCCTGCGATGACGGCATCGCACTGGACGGCTGGCAGATTAGCACATGGCGGGTAAACCACGGTAAGAATGGGTACTCTTACGCCTACCGGCTGGAGAAGGAGGACTATGTCTGGGTGTACTGCCCGGACTCGATCTCTCTGACCACGGAGGAAACCAGGCGTATGCACGGAGCGGACCTGCTGGTGCTGGGAACCAGCTTTTATTACGAGGCAGCTGAATTGTCCACCCGCTCTGTGTATGATATGACCGAAGCCGCCGACCTGCTGGAGACCGTTCAGCCGCGCCATGCAGTCTACACACATATGTCGCATGACATCAATCTGGACAAGGATTATATTCTGCCGGAGAAGGTCACGCTTGCCGTTACGGGGATGAGGCTTCCGCTGTGCCGGGAGGAGACTTAA
- a CDS encoding GNAT family N-acetyltransferase gives MSNDVIPIMLDIPESFETERLLVRALRPGDGKEMNEAIRESLDDLKPWMPFAQSMPAVEETEQYVRESQVAYLKRTTLNMEVFRKEDGRFVGNIGLHHVDWDCRQFEIGYWIRSSCSGKGYMTEAVNGITDFAIRELGASRIEIRCSALNGRSAAVAERAGFTLDGILRKSTRESDGELHDSKVYAKVRGAKF, from the coding sequence ATGAGTAATGATGTAATCCCGATTATGCTAGATATTCCTGAGAGCTTTGAGACAGAGCGGCTGCTTGTCCGTGCTTTGCGGCCTGGAGACGGTAAGGAAATGAATGAAGCCATCCGGGAGAGTCTGGATGATCTGAAGCCGTGGATGCCCTTTGCCCAGAGTATGCCGGCTGTGGAGGAAACGGAGCAATACGTCCGTGAATCGCAAGTAGCCTATCTGAAACGCACCACCTTGAATATGGAGGTTTTCCGCAAGGAGGATGGCAGATTCGTGGGCAATATAGGTCTGCATCATGTGGATTGGGATTGCCGCCAATTCGAAATAGGGTACTGGATCAGAAGCTCTTGCTCGGGCAAGGGATACATGACGGAAGCGGTGAACGGAATTACAGATTTTGCAATCAGAGAACTTGGAGCAAGCCGGATTGAAATCCGGTGCAGTGCCCTTAACGGGAGAAGCGCCGCTGTCGCGGAGCGTGCCGGATTTACACTGGATGGTATTTTGCGCAAAAGCACCCGTGAGTCGGACGGGGAACTCCATGACAGCAAGGTATATGCCAAGGTGCGGGGTGCTAAATTCTAA
- a CDS encoding AraC family transcriptional regulator, whose amino-acid sequence MAKTHMEVIAEEQTRLETLRLALLIEAHVTSDGTAETPIQGLYFNRYSRPEPSDYMHTMQWPTVGIAAQGTKIIKIGEQTSEYSGSRILVAPVAMPISMQTIQASTSEPFLGVGVYLDPHKIAALIPKVYPNGLPKTGKRSASYVLEGEPAIIGAVARLVSCLDEPGDNGLLASLAADELFVRLLRSPIGVYVAETVLAGSNVQRVAKAIDWLRSHFAESRTIAELAAMVHLSESSFREYFKSVTSMSPLQYQKALRLQEARRLMLSGGRDITTACRLVGYISDSQFSRDYSRFFGNPPSRDIAKWK is encoded by the coding sequence ATGGCCAAAACACATATGGAGGTAATAGCAGAAGAGCAAACACGGCTGGAAACGCTACGGCTGGCCCTGCTGATCGAGGCACATGTTACAAGTGACGGGACAGCCGAGACACCGATTCAAGGATTGTATTTCAATCGCTACTCCAGACCGGAGCCGTCCGATTACATGCACACGATGCAGTGGCCAACCGTAGGCATTGCAGCGCAGGGGACCAAAATCATCAAAATCGGCGAACAGACCTCCGAATACAGCGGCTCGCGTATCCTGGTTGCTCCCGTAGCGATGCCCATCAGCATGCAAACGATTCAGGCAAGCACCTCAGAGCCTTTCCTTGGAGTAGGTGTCTATCTCGATCCGCATAAAATCGCTGCGCTGATCCCGAAGGTCTATCCCAACGGCCTGCCAAAAACCGGCAAGCGCAGCGCAAGCTATGTGCTGGAAGGCGAACCTGCCATAATCGGCGCGGTGGCCCGGCTGGTCTCGTGCCTGGATGAGCCTGGCGATAATGGCCTGCTGGCCTCGCTTGCAGCGGATGAGCTGTTCGTCCGGCTGCTGCGCAGTCCAATCGGCGTTTATGTGGCCGAGACCGTGCTGGCCGGATCGAATGTTCAGCGCGTTGCCAAAGCGATCGACTGGCTGCGGAGCCACTTCGCGGAATCTCGGACTATCGCCGAGCTGGCCGCCATGGTTCATCTCAGCGAATCCTCGTTCCGCGAATATTTCAAGTCGGTGACCTCAATGAGTCCGCTGCAGTACCAGAAGGCGCTCCGGCTTCAGGAGGCGCGGCGGCTGATGCTGTCCGGCGGGCGGGATATCACCACGGCCTGCCGGCTGGTCGGGTATATCAGCGATTCGCAGTTCAGCCGGGATTACAGCCGCTTTTTCGGCAATCCTCCGAGCCGGGATATTGCCAAATGGAAATGA
- a CDS encoding SDR family oxidoreductase — translation MRIFVTGASGFIGSAVVRELLEGGHQVSGLVRSKEAAGRLEAGGTRAVRGSIENTELLRREAAQADAVVHTAFYHKFSHAGLPSKLRIMLGGSPAKAAARFMAAAVGTDCRAIQALGAGQSGRSGALVIAIPTMTLTPGRLATEEDAGDPSSIGGGRVASEQALLALAGSGVRASLVRLPPIVYGSGDQSGLLPSLIRAARSKGAAAYIGQGTNRWPAVHRLDAARLFRLAVEQAPAGTRLHAAGEEGIPFRQIAEAVARQANLPSKQIGPGEASAYFGWLGPFVSADNPVSSALTRERFGWNPQERELLAEIERGDYFAGHSLR, via the coding sequence ATGCGGATTTTTGTAACGGGAGCAAGCGGCTTTATCGGGTCGGCAGTGGTCCGGGAACTGCTTGAGGGCGGACACCAAGTCTCCGGACTGGTACGCTCGAAGGAAGCGGCTGGGCGGCTGGAAGCCGGCGGAACGAGAGCCGTTCGCGGCTCTATTGAGAATACGGAGCTTTTGCGCCGGGAAGCAGCTCAAGCTGATGCTGTTGTGCATACGGCATTCTACCATAAATTCTCCCATGCCGGCCTGCCGTCAAAACTGCGGATTATGCTGGGCGGAAGTCCGGCCAAGGCGGCGGCCCGTTTCATGGCGGCAGCGGTCGGCACGGATTGCCGTGCCATTCAGGCTTTGGGAGCCGGGCAGTCAGGGAGGTCTGGAGCGCTTGTAATTGCGATACCCACCATGACGCTCACTCCCGGAAGGCTGGCGACCGAAGAGGATGCCGGAGATCCTTCTTCCATCGGAGGAGGACGGGTGGCGTCGGAGCAAGCGTTGCTGGCGCTTGCCGGTTCCGGCGTCCGGGCCTCACTGGTACGTCTGCCGCCGATCGTATACGGCAGTGGCGATCAGAGCGGCCTGCTGCCCTCCCTGATCCGGGCCGCAAGATCCAAGGGAGCTGCCGCCTATATCGGGCAAGGGACCAATCGTTGGCCCGCTGTACATCGGCTTGACGCGGCGCGTCTGTTCAGGCTGGCCGTCGAGCAGGCTCCGGCGGGCACGCGGCTCCATGCTGCGGGGGAAGAAGGGATACCTTTCCGGCAGATTGCCGAAGCGGTGGCGCGGCAGGCGAACCTGCCCTCCAAGCAGATCGGACCCGGGGAAGCCAGCGCTTATTTCGGCTGGCTGGGCCCATTTGTCTCGGCCGACAATCCCGTGTCTTCAGCGCTGACCCGCGAGCGCTTCGGCTGGAACCCGCAGGAGCGTGAGTTGCTTGCCGAAATCGAGCGGGGTGATTATTTTGCGGGCCACTCGCTGCGTTAA